In the Granulosicoccus antarcticus IMCC3135 genome, CTCCGGATCAATCGGCTGCATTTCTCCATCAACATCAACCAGGACTTCAACAATGCGACCCTCATTGGCAGGCTTGGAAGGATCCCAGGTAAAGCTCAGACCAGCCACTTGTGGAAAACGTCCCTTGACCTCCTCAACCTGACTGACACCGTTCTCAAGAGCGGCAATCACATCAGCCCCTGTCAGCTCGAAAGTTGACAAGGTATTCTGAAATGGCAGCACGGTCAGCACCTCACCCATGGTGATTTCACCCGCATCGATAGTGGCGCGCACACCACCCGAATTCATGATCGCAATGCTTACGCCCTGATCCTTGACGCGATCCAGCAATGCGTCGGCAATCAGATTACCCATTTCGCATTCCTGCAAGCGACAGATATCACGGCTGCCTTCAATGACGCTGTCGGATACCGCAACAACCTTGTTGCGAATACTTTCCAACGGCTTGGCAAGCTCGGTAACCCGCGCCACTGTCTCTGCATTCTCGCTAACCGTACCGTCAACAGAAATCGGATCACCACTGGCGTCCATCACCTCACCGGCATCATTGAAGGTTACCGCCAGCTCGCCGACATACTTGCCATAGGCATAGGCTTGCACGATCGCGGTATCGCCCACCATCGTCGGATAGGGACCAGCTGCATCTTCATCCGTGTTCGATAAAAAGGTGTTGCTGTGGCCACCCACAATGACATCGACGCCGGTGGTTTCAGCAGCAACGCGTTTGTCGACTTCATAACCGGAGTGCGACAGAACGACAATGCGATTGATTCCCTGTGCGGTGAGTTCATCCACTTCACCCTGCACGGCTGCGACGGGGTCAGAGAAGGTAATGTTCTTGCCAGGGCTTGCCAGCTCACCCGTGTCTTGAGGCGTCAGACCAATGATGCCGTACTTCTTGCCAGCCTTTTCAACCACGGTGGACTTCATGATCTTGTTGGCGAGTGACTCATCCTTGCTAACGTCAGCATTTGACATCACGACCGGGAATTCAACGTTGTCGATGAAAGAGCGCAGCACCAATGGTCCGTCATCGAACTCATGGTTACCCACGGTCATACCGTCGTATTGCAGAGTATTCATGATCTCGGCTGCAACCTTGCCCTTGTAATAGGTATAGAACAAAGAGCCCTGGAACTGATCCCCACCGTCGAACAGCAACGCATCCGGATTGCGTTTGCGGGCGTCGCTAACGGCCGTTACCAGACGTGCAAAACCGCCAAAGCATTCGCCTGCCGTATTGTCTTCGGCCGAACAGGGGCTGTCGTACTTGGTAATAGGCTCGACTCTGGAATGAAAGTCGTTGGTATGCAAAATGGTGATCGTGTCATCTGCAATAGCCGTTGCGCCAAACGACAGAGCGCTTGTTGCCAGTACACAAGGCAAAATACGACGGTTCATACGCTTGCCGGTCTGTCGAACTCTAAAGAATCGGTTTTTCATCGAAGCAGTTTCCTCTGACAGTTACTCGTAGATGGGGAAAAACGTATTGAAGGCCAGTTCGGTAAAGACACCCGGATCATTGAATCGCTGATTGCGGTTCAAGCCACTCACAGCAGCCATGTCCTCATCAGTCAGTTCAAAATCGAACAGTGCCGCATTTTCCAGCAGACGCTCTGGTCGGGATGTTTTAGGGATGATGGAATTGCCGCGCTGTACACCCCAGCGCAGAATAACCTGTGCCGGCGTTCTGCCCAGACGCTCGGCAATGGCGATAACACTGGGCTGTTGCAATACCGACTGGCTCTCTTCTGCCATGCCCAGCTCCAGGTAGGACAGCGCACCCAATGGCGAGAAGGCAGTGACAGCAATGTCCTGCTCTGCACAGAAACGCACCAGTTTGTCCTGTGTCAGATAAGGGTGGGATTCTATCTGCAGTACAGCGGGCTCAATGCGTGCGTAGTTAAGCAAATCACGCATCAGGCTGACACCATAATTGCACACGCCGATATGCCGCGCCAGACCCGAGTCCACCAACGTCTCCATGGCGCGCCAGGTATCCTGCAGGGATACTGCAGCCGGTTTCATCATCGGTAACTCATCGCTGGGATCATGCACCCACTCGGGTGGGTAGCGAGTTTCAAACGGTACGAATTCCAGCGCGATCGGAAAATGCACCATATACAGATCCAGATAGTCCAGTCCCAGGTCGTCCAGAGTCTGGTCCATCGCCATGACCACATGATCCGGGTGATGATAGGTATTCCACAATTTGGAAGTCACCCACAGATCTTCGCGGGTACACAAGCCTTCCTCGATGGCGCGGCGAATACCCTCACCGACCTGTTTCTCGTTGCCATAGTCGCAGGCACTGTCCAGATGCCGGTAACCGGCACGAATGGCCTCGACCACGGCATCAGCCACCACGTCTTTGTCGATCTTCCATAATCCAAGGCCGATTACCGGCATCTGGCCATCAGCGCCGACTGGCTGGGTGGGAATTGTCGTCATACAGCTTCCTTTGTTCTTCATTGTGATTGGGAGATGGGTTGATTGCAGGCCTTTTACAGTTCGACAACCTGCCCGGTTCGAATGGATTCCTGAGCGGCTGCGCCCATGCGTACTGCTTTGGCGCCATCACTGACTGTCACTTCAACCGCTGCGCCCTGCAGCACTGCTTTGGCAAAACGCAGGTGCTGATAGAAGGTGGAACCATGATGGTCCCCTGCGGCTGCCAGTTGCGGATCGACTGCTATCACATCGATTTGTGGCTGACTCTGATCACGCGGACTGAAGACCACCCTGGAATGTCGTTCGCCAGCATCCGGCCAGAACCGGTCTGGCCCGGGTATATAGGCATCCAGTTTGCCCTTGTCGCCGATCGCTGTGAGTTGCTCCTGCGGTTCTGCGCCATCGGCAAACATGCACAACTCCAGAGCACCACGTGCACCATTGTCAAAGTCGACAATAACCAGTGCGTTGTCAATGATATCGGGTGTCCGGCCTTCGTAGGATTCATCCAGATGATTCACATCCATGCCACCACTGGCAAACACACGAACAGGCTCAGCGCCTGTCATGAGTCGCATCAGATCGAAGTGGTGGCAGCATTTTTCAACCAGCGTGCCGCCGGTATTTTCACTGAAGCGGTTCCAGTCACCGACTTTCTCCAGAAACGGATAGCGTTGCTCGCGAATGCTCAGCATACGCAGAGTACCAATCTCGCCACTGGCCAGTCGTTCCAGAAAACGCGCCGTCGGCGGCATATAGCGGTACTCCATGGCAACCCAGAAAGGCGCCGGATAACCCTCCAGTTGCTGCTGCAGATCATCACAGTCGCTGAGCTTTGTACACAAAGGCTTTTCCGTCAGAATCGCCTTACCCAGTGGTAACAATTCGGTGATGATGGCGTGGTGCGTAAAATTGGGTGACACGATAATGAAGGCATCCACATCATCACTGGACAACTCGGATAGCTGGCTGTAGGCCTGCACCTCTGTATTACCCAGCGAGCGCGCCAGCTCCAGCGCACTCTGGCGCATTCCCTCGTCCGGGTCGATAAGCGCCACCACTGAAAGTGGCAAATCGTGAATATCCCTGACAAGTGCAAGGTTTTTCAGGTGTTCCTGGCCCATCATGCCAGTGCCAATGATGGCGTAGCGAAGTATGTTCATATGCGAATTCTAGCCGCAATGTGTAAACGCCGGTTAAACTGCTTGTTATGATCAGAGACGCAAAATTCGGAATTGGCCAGGTAGTGCGACATCGTGTCTATCCATTCAGAGGAGTAATCTTCGATGTAGACCCGGTTTTCGGCAACTCGGACGAATGGTATGACGCCATTCCAGAGGCAGTCCGGCCTCGCAGGGACCAACCTTTCTACCATCTGTATGCCGAGAATGACGAGTCGGTATACGAAGCCTATGTCTCAGAGCAGAACCTGCTGCCTGACGAGGATGCCACCCCGCTGCGACATCCGCGCATTGCCGTGGACTTCGAACGCAGCCCGACAGGTGTTTATCGCCCCAGAAACCTGGCCGCTCATTAGCTACGTAGCTTCTCCCGACTCCTGACCCCATGGCCACACACGGCGTTCGTTACACCGAAGGTTCGATCCTCGGCCATGTC is a window encoding:
- a CDS encoding aldo/keto reductase gives rise to the protein MTTIPTQPVGADGQMPVIGLGLWKIDKDVVADAVVEAIRAGYRHLDSACDYGNEKQVGEGIRRAIEEGLCTREDLWVTSKLWNTYHHPDHVVMAMDQTLDDLGLDYLDLYMVHFPIALEFVPFETRYPPEWVHDPSDELPMMKPAAVSLQDTWRAMETLVDSGLARHIGVCNYGVSLMRDLLNYARIEPAVLQIESHPYLTQDKLVRFCAEQDIAVTAFSPLGALSYLELGMAEESQSVLQQPSVIAIAERLGRTPAQVILRWGVQRGNSIIPKTSRPERLLENAALFDFELTDEDMAAVSGLNRNQRFNDPGVFTELAFNTFFPIYE
- a CDS encoding Gfo/Idh/MocA family protein gives rise to the protein MNILRYAIIGTGMMGQEHLKNLALVRDIHDLPLSVVALIDPDEGMRQSALELARSLGNTEVQAYSQLSELSSDDVDAFIIVSPNFTHHAIITELLPLGKAILTEKPLCTKLSDCDDLQQQLEGYPAPFWVAMEYRYMPPTARFLERLASGEIGTLRMLSIREQRYPFLEKVGDWNRFSENTGGTLVEKCCHHFDLMRLMTGAEPVRVFASGGMDVNHLDESYEGRTPDIIDNALVIVDFDNGARGALELCMFADGAEPQEQLTAIGDKGKLDAYIPGPDRFWPDAGERHSRVVFSPRDQSQPQIDVIAVDPQLAAAGDHHGSTFYQHLRFAKAVLQGAAVEVTVSDGAKAVRMGAAAQESIRTGQVVEL
- a CDS encoding bifunctional metallophosphatase/5'-nucleotidase — encoded protein: MKNRFFRVRQTGKRMNRRILPCVLATSALSFGATAIADDTITILHTNDFHSRVEPITKYDSPCSAEDNTAGECFGGFARLVTAVSDARKRNPDALLFDGGDQFQGSLFYTYYKGKVAAEIMNTLQYDGMTVGNHEFDDGPLVLRSFIDNVEFPVVMSNADVSKDESLANKIMKSTVVEKAGKKYGIIGLTPQDTGELASPGKNITFSDPVAAVQGEVDELTAQGINRIVVLSHSGYEVDKRVAAETTGVDVIVGGHSNTFLSNTDEDAAGPYPTMVGDTAIVQAYAYGKYVGELAVTFNDAGEVMDASGDPISVDGTVSENAETVARVTELAKPLESIRNKVVAVSDSVIEGSRDICRLQECEMGNLIADALLDRVKDQGVSIAIMNSGGVRATIDAGEITMGEVLTVLPFQNTLSTFELTGADVIAALENGVSQVEEVKGRFPQVAGLSFTWDPSKPANEGRIVEVLVDVDGEMQPIDPEATYGLVSNNYVRGGGDGYSVFAENALKAYDFGPNVEDVVADYLAANAPYKPALHGRISQL
- the hspQ gene encoding heat shock protein HspQ translates to MIRDAKFGIGQVVRHRVYPFRGVIFDVDPVFGNSDEWYDAIPEAVRPRRDQPFYHLYAENDESVYEAYVSEQNLLPDEDATPLRHPRIAVDFERSPTGVYRPRNLAAH